The Streptomyces sp. HUAS CB01 genome has a segment encoding these proteins:
- a CDS encoding SCO2322 family protein, which produces MIRRRLTALLLVLGAVLTVPGTAGQAHAAGYRYWSFWQSGGAAWAYATQGPATARPADGTVDGYRFSVSSDSQDSAKPRTAPSFSELCADTPAKPGTKRVGVVVDFGTGADAPSGERPPSTPASGCAVVPSDATSAEALAAVAKPLRYNADALLCAISGYPRTGCGEQVSAGDPAPDEPGASSPSAGKTAGTAGRAGDEGPSLGLFAGIAAVLALGGAAFRQSRRRG; this is translated from the coding sequence GTGATACGCAGGCGGCTGACCGCGCTCCTCCTCGTGCTCGGCGCCGTGCTGACGGTGCCGGGCACGGCGGGACAGGCCCACGCGGCCGGTTACCGGTACTGGTCGTTCTGGCAGTCCGGCGGCGCGGCCTGGGCCTACGCCACCCAGGGGCCGGCGACGGCGAGGCCCGCCGACGGCACGGTGGACGGATACCGCTTCTCCGTCAGTTCCGACTCGCAGGACTCGGCGAAGCCGCGTACCGCTCCCTCCTTCTCGGAGCTGTGCGCGGACACGCCCGCGAAGCCCGGCACCAAGCGGGTCGGCGTCGTGGTCGACTTCGGCACCGGGGCGGACGCCCCGTCCGGTGAACGGCCCCCGTCCACGCCGGCGTCCGGCTGTGCCGTGGTCCCCTCGGACGCGACCAGCGCGGAGGCCCTGGCGGCGGTGGCCAAGCCCCTCCGCTACAACGCGGACGCGCTGCTGTGCGCGATCTCCGGATATCCGAGGACGGGCTGCGGCGAGCAGGTCTCGGCCGGGGACCCGGCGCCCGACGAGCCCGGCGCGTCCTCGCCGTCGGCCGGGAAGACCGCCGGGACGGCCGGGCGGGCGGGCGACGAGGGCCCCTCTCTCGGGCTCTTCGCCGGTATCGCCGCCGTCCTCGCGCTGGGCGGGGCGGCTTTCCGGCAGTCGCGTCGCCGCGGATGA
- a CDS encoding energy-coupling factor transporter transmembrane component T — protein MRAPRAARSNALHAGAWWVWALGLATAASRTTNPLLLGMLVGVAGYVVAARRTDAPWARSYGAFVKLGLAVIAVRLVFSVALGSPVPGTHVLVTLPEVPLPDWAQGVRIGGRVTAEQVVFALYDGAKLATLLICLGAANALANPARLLKSLPGALYEAGVAVVVAMTFAPNMVADVFRLRTARRLRGRPTGGVKAVLQIGLPVLEGALERSVAVAASMDARGYGRTARVPPAVRHTTTALTLGGLLGVCAGSYGLLAAEGAGYGLPVLLGGFTAALGGLWLGGRRQVRTRYRPDRWGPRAWLVAGSGVVVAALMIRAGAYEPAALHPGVVPLTAPALPLWPAAAVLVGLLPAFVAPVPPKEPSS, from the coding sequence CTGCGCGCTCCGCGCGCCGCCCGGAGCAACGCGCTGCACGCCGGCGCCTGGTGGGTCTGGGCGCTCGGCCTCGCCACCGCCGCCTCACGGACGACCAACCCCCTCCTCCTCGGGATGCTGGTGGGCGTCGCCGGGTACGTCGTGGCGGCCCGGCGCACCGACGCGCCCTGGGCCCGTTCGTACGGCGCCTTCGTCAAGCTGGGCCTCGCCGTGATCGCCGTCCGGCTGGTGTTCTCCGTCGCCCTCGGTTCACCCGTCCCGGGCACCCACGTCCTGGTCACGCTGCCCGAGGTGCCCCTGCCGGACTGGGCGCAGGGCGTCAGGATCGGCGGCCGGGTGACGGCGGAGCAGGTGGTGTTCGCGCTGTACGACGGGGCGAAGCTGGCGACCCTGCTGATCTGCCTCGGCGCGGCGAACGCGCTCGCGAACCCGGCCCGGCTGCTGAAGTCGCTACCGGGTGCGCTGTACGAGGCGGGGGTCGCGGTCGTCGTCGCCATGACGTTCGCACCGAACATGGTCGCCGACGTGTTCCGGCTCCGTACCGCGCGGAGGCTGCGGGGGCGGCCGACCGGCGGGGTGAAGGCCGTCCTGCAGATCGGGTTGCCGGTCCTGGAGGGGGCGCTGGAGCGGTCGGTCGCGGTCGCCGCGTCCATGGACGCGCGCGGCTACGGCCGTACCGCGCGGGTGCCGCCCGCCGTGCGGCACACCACCACCGCGCTCACCCTCGGCGGGCTGCTCGGTGTGTGCGCCGGTTCGTACGGGCTGCTCGCCGCGGAGGGCGCGGGGTACGGACTCCCCGTGCTGCTGGGCGGGTTCACGGCGGCGCTCGGCGGGCTGTGGCTCGGTGGCCGGCGCCAGGTCCGCACCCGCTACCGCCCGGACCGGTGGGGTCCGCGGGCCTGGCTGGTGGCGGGTTCCGGCGTCGTCGTGGCGGCGCTGATGATCCGCGCGGGTGCGTACGAGCCCGCCGCGCTGCATCCCGGTGTCGTACCCCTGACCGCGCCGGCCCTGCCGCTGTGGCCCGCCGCGGCCGTCCTGGTGGGCCTGCTGCCCGCGTTCGTCGCCCCCGTGCCGCCGAAGGAGCCCTCGTCATGA
- a CDS encoding ABC transporter ATP-binding protein: MIRFENVSVTYGDAGGPPTVSGVDLTVPEGELVLLVGPSGVGKSTLLGAVSGLVPHFTGGTLRGRVTVDGRDTRTHRPRELADVVGTVGQDPLAHFVTDTVEDELAYGMESLGLAPDVMRRRVEETLDLLGLAELRDRPLSTLSGGQRQRVAIGSVLTPHPKVLVLDEPTSALDPAAAEEVLAVLQRLVHDLGTTVLMAEHRLERVVQYADRVVLMPAPGEPPVAGAPADVMSFSPVRPPVVTLGRLAGWSPLPLSVRDARRRAGALRERLAGASAPGSRPPGGSAGGPGHPPTTRTSAPAGADAAGAAPEPSGTSAPQAPPAAGPGTTGARAAAGGPAERAPGAAESARDAAGAGRVRRAAGGRRGLGALFPWAGRRRSARGGEPAAEAHDPAVLAEVTRLGVRRGRVEALRRVDLVVAPGETVALMGRNGAGKSTLLGSLVGMVEPASGTVRVGGRTPHRTPPAQLVRRVALVPQEPRDLLYADTVGAECAAADADAGAVPGTCRDLVSTLLPGVADDTHPRDLSEGQRLALALAIVLAARPPLLLLDEPTRGLDYAAKSRLVTVLRGLTAEGHGIVMATHDVELAAEIADRVVILAGGEVVADGPTADVVVSSPAFAPQVAKILAPQPWLTVAQVEAAL; the protein is encoded by the coding sequence ATGATCCGCTTCGAGAACGTCTCGGTGACGTACGGCGACGCCGGGGGGCCGCCGACGGTCTCCGGGGTGGACCTCACCGTCCCTGAGGGCGAGCTCGTCCTGCTGGTCGGGCCCTCGGGAGTCGGCAAGTCGACACTGCTGGGGGCGGTCTCCGGGCTGGTGCCGCACTTCACGGGCGGCACGCTGCGCGGCCGGGTGACGGTCGACGGGCGCGACACCCGCACCCACAGGCCGCGCGAACTCGCCGACGTCGTCGGCACGGTGGGTCAGGATCCGCTCGCGCACTTCGTCACCGACACCGTCGAGGACGAGCTGGCGTACGGCATGGAGTCGCTGGGGCTGGCGCCCGACGTGATGCGCCGCCGGGTCGAGGAGACGCTGGACCTGCTGGGGCTGGCGGAGCTGCGCGACCGTCCCCTCTCGACCCTCTCGGGCGGGCAGCGGCAGCGGGTCGCGATCGGGTCCGTGCTGACCCCGCACCCGAAGGTGCTGGTCCTCGACGAGCCGACGTCTGCGCTCGACCCGGCCGCGGCGGAGGAGGTGCTGGCGGTGCTGCAGCGGCTCGTCCACGACCTGGGGACGACGGTCCTGATGGCCGAGCACCGGCTGGAGCGGGTGGTGCAGTACGCGGACCGGGTCGTCCTGATGCCCGCGCCCGGCGAGCCCCCGGTGGCCGGCGCCCCGGCCGACGTCATGTCGTTCTCGCCCGTCCGCCCCCCGGTCGTCACCCTCGGCCGTCTCGCGGGCTGGTCCCCCCTCCCCCTCTCCGTCCGCGACGCCCGCCGCCGCGCGGGCGCACTGCGCGAACGACTGGCGGGCGCGAGCGCGCCCGGCTCGCGCCCGCCGGGCGGTTCGGCGGGCGGGCCCGGTCACCCGCCGACGACCCGGACGTCCGCGCCGGCCGGCGCGGACGCGGCCGGGGCCGCCCCCGAACCGAGCGGCACCTCGGCACCGCAGGCACCCCCAGCCGCGGGGCCGGGCACCACAGGAGCCCGCGCGGCCGCCGGGGGCCCCGCCGAGCGGGCTCCCGGCGCGGCGGAATCGGCGCGTGACGCTGCCGGCGCCGGTCGCGTTCGCCGGGCCGCCGGGGGACGCCGAGGGCTGGGCGCCCTCTTCCCGTGGGCCGGGCGACGGCGGTCGGCGCGGGGCGGGGAGCCCGCCGCGGAGGCCCATGACCCGGCCGTGCTCGCGGAGGTCACGCGCCTCGGGGTGCGGCGCGGACGGGTCGAGGCGCTGCGGCGGGTCGATCTGGTGGTCGCGCCCGGGGAGACCGTCGCGCTCATGGGCCGTAACGGCGCCGGGAAGTCGACGCTGCTGGGCAGCCTCGTCGGCATGGTCGAACCGGCGTCGGGGACGGTCCGGGTCGGTGGGCGCACGCCGCACCGCACCCCGCCGGCCCAGCTGGTACGACGGGTCGCGCTCGTCCCCCAGGAACCCCGGGACCTGCTGTACGCCGACACGGTCGGGGCCGAGTGCGCCGCCGCGGACGCGGACGCCGGGGCCGTGCCGGGAACCTGCCGGGACCTGGTCTCCACGCTGCTCCCGGGAGTGGCGGACGACACCCATCCGCGCGATCTGTCCGAAGGGCAGCGGCTGGCGCTCGCCCTCGCGATCGTGCTGGCCGCCCGCCCTCCGCTGCTCCTGCTCGACGAGCCGACCCGCGGTCTCGACTACGCGGCGAAGTCGCGGCTCGTCACCGTGCTGCGCGGTCTCACGGCCGAGGGCCACGGCATCGTGATGGCCACCCACGACGTGGAGCTCGCCGCCGAGATCGCGGACCGTGTGGTGATCCTCGCGGGCGGCGAGGTCGTGGCGGACGGCCCGACGGCCGACGTGGTCGTCTCGTCCCCCGCCTTCGCCCCCCAGGTCGCCAAGATCCTCGCCCCCCAGCCGTGGCTCACCGTCGCCCAGGTGGAGGCCGCCCTGTGA
- a CDS encoding ECF transporter S component → MASRSARPVRLGPRAVTALALISAIGVVAFGWPLLADGDAAVAGHAQDAPWLFAALLPLLVGVVVATIADGGMDAKAVAMLGVLAAVGAALRPLGAGTAGLEPMFFLMVLSGRVLGPGFGFVLGSVTMFASALLTGGVGPWMPFQMLSMGWFTMGAGLLPGADRLRGRAELLMLAGYGFAAAFAYGTVMNLYGWTLVTGLASGISFREGAPVAENLVRFGAYVLATSLGWDLGRAVLTVVLTLAVGPTLLKALRRATRRAAFEAQVTFDPAKTSPEG, encoded by the coding sequence ATCGCGTCCCGGAGCGCCCGGCCCGTCCGCCTCGGCCCCCGCGCCGTCACCGCCCTCGCCCTCATCAGCGCGATCGGGGTCGTCGCCTTCGGCTGGCCGCTGCTCGCCGACGGGGACGCCGCCGTCGCCGGCCACGCCCAGGACGCTCCCTGGCTGTTCGCCGCCCTGCTCCCCCTCCTCGTCGGTGTGGTGGTCGCCACCATCGCCGACGGCGGCATGGACGCGAAGGCCGTCGCCATGCTCGGGGTGCTCGCCGCGGTCGGTGCGGCGCTGCGGCCGCTCGGCGCGGGCACGGCGGGGCTGGAGCCGATGTTCTTCCTGATGGTGCTGAGCGGCCGGGTCCTGGGGCCGGGCTTCGGCTTCGTCCTCGGCTCGGTGACGATGTTCGCGTCCGCGCTGCTCACGGGCGGGGTCGGCCCGTGGATGCCGTTCCAGATGCTCTCCATGGGCTGGTTCACGATGGGCGCGGGCCTGCTGCCGGGCGCGGACCGGCTCAGGGGCCGTGCGGAGCTGCTGATGCTCGCGGGGTACGGTTTCGCCGCGGCGTTCGCGTACGGCACGGTCATGAACCTCTACGGCTGGACGCTCGTGACGGGCCTCGCCTCCGGCATCTCGTTCCGGGAGGGTGCGCCGGTGGCCGAGAACCTGGTCCGCTTCGGCGCGTACGTCCTCGCCACCTCCCTCGGCTGGGACCTGGGCCGGGCGGTCCTCACCGTCGTCCTGACCCTCGCGGTGGGCCCGACGCTGCTGAAGGCGCTCCGCCGGGCGACCCGGCGGGCCGCGTTCGAGGCCCAGGTCACATTCGACCCGGCCAAAACCTCCCCGGAGGGGTGA
- a CDS encoding transglycosylase SLT domain-containing protein, with protein sequence MSRSLITRISTRSKSLAAGTAVLLGAAGAVMGTTSTASAATPQEIAKQMMPAAQFQCFDKIVSHESNWDHTATNASSGAYGLVQALPGGKMSSAGADWKTNPKTQIKWGLDYMNERYGSPCGAWNFWQANHWY encoded by the coding sequence TTGTCCCGCTCGCTGATCACCCGCATCTCCACCCGCAGCAAGTCCCTCGCCGCCGGTACCGCCGTGCTTCTGGGTGCGGCCGGCGCGGTCATGGGGACGACGTCGACGGCCTCGGCCGCGACGCCGCAGGAGATCGCGAAGCAGATGATGCCCGCCGCGCAGTTCCAGTGCTTCGACAAGATCGTCTCGCACGAGTCGAACTGGGACCACACGGCCACCAACGCCTCCTCCGGCGCCTACGGCCTGGTCCAGGCCCTGCCGGGCGGCAAGATGTCCTCCGCCGGCGCCGACTGGAAGACCAACCCGAAGACCCAGATCAAGTGGGGTCTGGACTACATGAACGAGCGCTACGGCAGCCCGTGCGGCGCCTGGAACTTCTGGCAGGCCAACCACTGGTACTGA